Proteins encoded within one genomic window of Chitinophaga parva:
- the aspS gene encoding aspartate--tRNA ligase → MYRTHTCGELRIEHAGQPVTLTGWVQTVRKFGSITFVDLRDRYGITQLLFNESLNAQLDAQPLGREFVIQVQGNAAERTNKNKNIPTGDIEIIVNNFTILNAAKTPPFTIADDTDGGDELRMKYRYLDLRRNLVKQNLELRYRVNRAARNFLDSRGFMDIETPFLIKSTPEGARDFVVPSRMNANEFYALPQSPQTFKQLLMVSGYDRYYQIVKCFRDEDLRADRQPEFTQIDCEMSFVEQEDILNNFEDMTKYIFKEIKGIEFNEPFPRMTWDDAMEFYGNDKPDIRFEMKLVNLTKTVQGNGFKVFDEAEVVLAINAAGCAEYTRKQLDELTDWVKRPQIGMSGLIYARVGADGSIKSSVDKFFDEPKLKVWAELANARPGDLILVLAGKEEKTRKAASELRLEMGERLGLRDKNVFKPLWVIDFPLLEWAEEDNRWVARHHPFTSPKPEHIALMDDLSRYGEIKANAYDIVLNGTEIGGGSIRIFQRPLQEKMFAALGMSPEEAQHKFGFLLGAFEYGAPPHGGIAFGFDRLCSLLGGSETIRDFIAFPKNNSGRDVMLDAPSAIDDKQLAELRIDLVKEAKA, encoded by the coding sequence ATGTACAGGACGCATACTTGTGGCGAATTAAGGATTGAACACGCGGGGCAGCCCGTAACCCTTACCGGTTGGGTACAAACCGTGCGTAAGTTTGGCAGCATCACCTTCGTGGACCTGCGGGACCGCTACGGTATTACGCAATTGTTGTTCAATGAAAGCCTCAATGCGCAGCTGGATGCCCAGCCCCTGGGCCGCGAATTTGTGATCCAGGTACAGGGTAACGCCGCGGAGCGTACCAATAAGAACAAGAACATACCCACTGGTGATATTGAGATCATCGTTAATAATTTCACCATCCTTAATGCGGCCAAAACGCCCCCCTTCACCATCGCCGACGATACGGACGGCGGGGATGAACTGCGTATGAAGTACCGCTACCTGGACCTGCGCCGTAACCTGGTGAAGCAGAACCTGGAGCTGCGCTACCGCGTAAACCGTGCTGCCCGCAACTTCCTGGACAGCCGCGGCTTCATGGACATTGAAACGCCTTTCCTGATCAAGTCTACCCCGGAAGGTGCCCGCGACTTCGTGGTGCCCAGCCGCATGAACGCCAACGAGTTTTACGCCCTGCCCCAGTCCCCGCAAACCTTTAAGCAGCTGCTGATGGTAAGCGGGTATGACCGTTACTACCAGATCGTAAAATGCTTCCGCGACGAGGACCTGCGTGCAGACCGCCAGCCGGAGTTTACCCAGATAGACTGCGAAATGAGCTTCGTGGAGCAGGAAGATATCCTGAACAACTTTGAAGATATGACCAAGTATATCTTTAAAGAGATCAAGGGTATTGAGTTCAATGAGCCCTTCCCCCGCATGACCTGGGATGATGCCATGGAATTTTACGGCAATGACAAGCCGGATATCCGCTTTGAGATGAAGCTGGTGAACCTCACCAAAACCGTGCAGGGCAATGGCTTCAAGGTGTTTGACGAGGCAGAGGTGGTACTGGCCATCAATGCTGCCGGCTGCGCCGAATACACCCGTAAACAACTGGATGAGCTGACAGACTGGGTGAAACGCCCCCAGATCGGGATGAGCGGTCTCATTTACGCCCGCGTGGGTGCAGATGGTTCCATCAAGAGCTCTGTAGATAAATTCTTTGATGAGCCCAAGCTGAAAGTATGGGCCGAACTGGCCAACGCCAGGCCCGGTGACCTGATCCTGGTGCTGGCTGGTAAGGAAGAAAAGACCCGCAAAGCGGCCTCTGAACTGCGCCTGGAAATGGGCGAGCGCCTGGGCCTGCGGGATAAGAACGTATTCAAACCCCTGTGGGTGATTGACTTCCCCCTGCTGGAATGGGCAGAGGAAGACAACCGCTGGGTAGCCCGTCACCACCCGTTCACCTCACCCAAACCGGAGCATATTGCCCTGATGGACGACCTGAGCCGTTATGGGGAGATCAAGGCCAACGCCTATGACATCGTGTTAAATGGCACGGAAATTGGCGGTGGCAGCATCCGCATCTTCCAGCGTCCGCTGCAGGAAAAAATGTTTGCCGCTTTGGGGATGAGCCCGGAAGAAGCCCAGCACAAGTTTGGCTTCCTGCTCGGCGCCTTTGAATACGGCGCCCCGCCGCACGGTGGCATCGCCTTCGGTTTTGACCGCCTTTGCTCCCTGCTGGGCGGCAGTGAGACCATCCGCGATTTCATTGCTTTCCCGAAAAACAACTCCGGCAGGGACGTAATGCTCGATGCGCCCAGCGCCATCGATGACAAACAACTGGCGGAATTGCGTATAGACCTGGTGAAAGAGGCAAAAGCCTAA
- a CDS encoding glucosaminidase domain-containing protein, which translates to MKCSKIFRALVLTLSLLVLVTMAQAQQYNAKSYLHEFKPVAQQLMRESGIPASVILGVAMLESGMGNSKNARLLHNHFGIVGKNNLHKKGTYHSKYREYTTAEASFQSFVKTLKKKRWYGSVKGSSDYALWLKHMHAGKYSSAGNVWVSRVTAIITRYKLHALDADMTLAKE; encoded by the coding sequence ATGAAATGCAGTAAGATCTTCAGGGCCCTCGTATTGACCCTCAGCCTCCTGGTCTTGGTGACCATGGCGCAGGCGCAGCAATACAACGCGAAAAGTTACCTGCATGAGTTTAAACCCGTAGCGCAACAATTAATGAGGGAATCTGGCATACCCGCCAGCGTGATCCTGGGTGTTGCGATGCTGGAATCCGGAATGGGCAATAGCAAAAATGCCCGGCTGCTGCACAATCACTTTGGCATAGTCGGTAAGAACAATTTGCATAAGAAAGGTACCTATCATTCCAAGTATAGAGAATACACCACGGCAGAGGCTTCGTTTCAGAGCTTTGTAAAAACGCTCAAAAAGAAGCGGTGGTATGGCTCCGTTAAGGGCTCGTCTGATTACGCTTTGTGGCTAAAACACATGCATGCAGGCAAGTACTCTTCTGCGGGCAATGTGTGGGTTTCAAGAGTCACTGCAATTATCACCCGTTACAAACTGCATGCACTGGACGCCGATATGACGCTGGCAAAAGAATAA